One genomic segment of Trueperaceae bacterium includes these proteins:
- the argB gene encoding acetylglutamate kinase: MSGAPQVVKYGGAAMQDPAARAAVAAALRTLRADGGTPYVVHGGGPAIGQALAAAGLEARFVDGRRVTSARALPVVEASLTLLGKRIAQEIGDAVALTGRDAGLLRGEPIDAELGRVGRVTHVDVARLTALAGIDLTPVLACLALAPDDELLNVNGDEAAGAVAAALGAPVTFLTDVPGVLETPDGDGPPLASVSAADAEARLADGRIAGGMVPKVRAALEALARGAPSARIAATDDAATVLAALRGTGGTALTP, translated from the coding sequence GTGAGCGGCGCGCCGCAGGTCGTCAAGTACGGCGGGGCGGCGATGCAGGACCCCGCCGCGCGCGCCGCGGTCGCCGCGGCGCTGCGCACGCTCCGCGCGGACGGGGGGACGCCGTACGTCGTGCACGGCGGGGGGCCCGCCATCGGGCAGGCGCTCGCCGCCGCCGGCCTCGAGGCGCGCTTCGTGGACGGCCGCCGCGTCACCAGCGCGCGCGCCCTCCCGGTCGTCGAGGCGTCCCTGACGCTCCTCGGCAAACGCATCGCGCAGGAGATCGGGGACGCCGTCGCCCTCACCGGCCGCGACGCCGGCCTCCTGCGCGGCGAACCGATCGACGCCGAGCTCGGCCGGGTCGGCCGCGTCACGCACGTCGACGTCGCGCGCCTCACCGCCCTCGCGGGGATCGACCTCACGCCGGTCCTCGCCTGCCTCGCCCTCGCCCCCGACGACGAACTCCTGAACGTCAACGGCGACGAGGCGGCCGGCGCCGTCGCCGCGGCGCTCGGCGCGCCGGTGACGTTCCTGACCGACGTGCCGGGGGTGCTGGAGACCCCCGACGGGGACGGCCCGCCGCTGGCGTCGGTGTCCGCCGCCGACGCCGAGGCCCGCCTCGCCGACGGTCGGATCGCGGGTGGCATGGTGCCGAAGGTCCGCGCCGCGCTCGAGGCGCTCGCGCGCGGCGCCCCGTCGGCGCGCATCGCCGCGACCGACGACGCGGCGACCGTCCTCGCGGCGTTGCGGGGGACGGGCGGCACCGCGCTGACCCCCTGA
- a CDS encoding Xaa-Pro peptidase family protein, which translates to MNARPLDADAVARRLAAVRTALAEREVGALLVTRPANVRWLSGFTAPDDARVLVTADDAWLFTDGRYTAQAAETSFLPAVIERSWRTEVAARLPGGALAVEAEHLTLAGAAALAKATHREPVRTDGLVATLRRRKDAAEIDAIRRAADLTDRAYAHVLTRLAPGVREVDLALEIERFVRSEGGDGMAFDVIVASGVRSAMPHGVASPKGVEAGDLVTFDLGARVDGYCADMTRTVGVGDVSAAHRALFGAVLEAQEAAVAAVAPGVAAGDVDAAARTVLAHHGQGDAFVHSLGHGVGLEIHEGPGLAPRTEDVLEPGMVVTIEPGAYHPGDAGVRIEDLVVVTDDGAEILSRSPKGWTTVGDAPA; encoded by the coding sequence GTGAACGCCCGCCCCCTCGACGCCGACGCCGTCGCGCGACGCCTCGCCGCGGTCCGGACCGCCCTCGCGGAGCGCGAGGTCGGCGCGCTGCTCGTCACCCGCCCCGCCAACGTGCGTTGGTTGTCCGGCTTCACCGCGCCCGACGACGCCCGCGTCCTCGTCACCGCCGACGACGCCTGGCTGTTCACCGACGGGCGCTACACCGCGCAGGCGGCGGAGACGTCGTTCCTGCCCGCCGTCATCGAACGGTCCTGGCGCACCGAGGTCGCCGCCCGCCTCCCGGGCGGCGCCCTCGCCGTCGAGGCGGAGCACCTCACCCTCGCCGGCGCCGCCGCGCTCGCGAAGGCGACGCACCGGGAGCCGGTCCGCACCGACGGTCTCGTCGCGACCCTCCGTCGCCGCAAGGACGCCGCCGAGATCGACGCGATCCGCCGCGCCGCCGACCTCACCGACCGCGCCTACGCGCACGTCCTGACCCGCCTCGCGCCCGGCGTCCGCGAGGTCGACCTGGCGCTCGAGATCGAACGCTTCGTGCGCAGCGAGGGGGGCGACGGCATGGCGTTCGACGTGATCGTGGCCTCCGGCGTCCGCAGCGCCATGCCGCACGGCGTCGCGTCCCCGAAGGGCGTCGAGGCGGGCGACCTGGTGACGTTCGACCTCGGCGCGCGCGTCGACGGCTACTGCGCCGACATGACCCGCACCGTCGGGGTCGGCGACGTGTCGGCCGCCCACCGGGCGTTGTTCGGCGCGGTCCTCGAGGCGCAGGAGGCGGCGGTCGCCGCCGTCGCGCCGGGCGTCGCCGCCGGCGACGTCGACGCCGCCGCCCGCACCGTCCTCGCCCACCACGGGCAGGGCGACGCGTTCGTGCACAGCCTCGGGCACGGCGTCGGGCTCGAGATTCACGAGGGGCCCGGCCTCGCGCCCCGCACCGAGGACGTCCTCGAGCCCGGGATGGTCGTCACGATCGAACCGGGCGCCTACCATCCCGGCGACGCCGGCGTCCGCATCGAGGACCTCGTCGTCGTCACCGACGACGGCGCCGAGATCCTCAGCCGCAGTCCGAAGGGGTGGACGACCGTCGGGGACGCGCCGGCGTGA